A single Drechmeria coniospora strain ARSEF 6962 chromosome 03, whole genome shotgun sequence DNA region contains:
- a CDS encoding 2-isopropylmalate synthase (2-isopropylmalate synthase_), whose amino-acid sequence MPILKEPCKKYKPFKARGSPYSKLDVTDLASHYICQTGSGPKMSSANLLVGCPLVSAMNGEEKWRYFKMLCDLGYKEIEVSFPSASQVDFDFTRRLIETEGAVPDDVFLQVLSPCRPDLIRKTVESVRGAKNAIIHIYLATSECFREVVFKHSEEQTLELAVECTELVRSLTKDNPESSETRWQFEFSPECFSDTDPDYALRHPHNDRGSSIAAAELGQMAGADRVEGCLFGNGERTGNVDLVTLALNLYTQGVSPQVDFSDLNFVIDVVESCTKIPVHQRAPYGGSLVYAAFSGSHQDAIKKGFQNRQRHGLLSQDPWDKMPYLPLDPQDIGRNYEAIIRVNSQSGKGGSAFILQAKLQLDLPRNLQVAFSNIVQRRAEELQRELLAKEITQLFEATYFLPENPRLSLVDYCITPDRSQSTMPSAPGKTQDTKSLVRIFEGVIRLDGEELKLRGRGNGPISSMAAALKDVGIDLDVHDYKEHAIGEGRGVKAASYIECKPAGSEQTVWGVGIHEDVVQSSLLALLSAASNIISSRPTNPALGPAAATAP is encoded by the exons ATGCCAAT TCTCAAGGAGCCGTGCAAGAAATACAAGCCTTTCAAGGCAAGAGGCTCTCCCTACTCAAAACTCGATGTGACTGACTTGGCCAGCCACTACATTTGCCAAACCGGAAGTGGCCCGAAAATGTCATCGGCAAACCTCCTCGTTGGCTGTC CTCTTGTCTCCGCGATG AACGGCGAGGAGAAGTGGCGCTATTTCAAGATGTTGTGCGACCTTGGCTACAAAGAGATTGAAGTCTCTTTCCCATCTGCGTCACAGGTCGATTTTGACTTCACTCGTCGCTTGATCGAGACCGAGGGAGCCGTGCCAGATGACGTATTCCTACAGGTCCTTTCACCCTGTCGACCCGATCTCATCCGGAAGACTGTGGAGTCAGTCCGTGGGGCGAAAAACGCTATCATTCACATCTATCTTGCTACAAGCGAGTGTTTCCGAGAAGTCGTCTTTAAACACTCGGAGGAGCAGActctcgagctcgccgtggAATGCACTGAGCTGGTCAGGTCTCTGACCAAAGACAACCCCGAGTCTTCAGAAACTCGATGGCAATTCGAATTCTCGCCGGAGTGTTTCTCCGACACGGATCCAGATTATGCCTTAAGG CATCCTCATAACGATCGTGGAAGTA GCATTGCAGCAGCAGAACTAGGCCAGATGGCGGGAGCTGATCGTGTAGAGGGCTGTCTTTTTGG TAACGGTGAACGAACGGGCAACGTCGATCTCGTCACCTTAGCTCTAAACCTTTACACGCAGGGTGTAAGCCCCCAGGTTGATTTTTCCGATCTGAACTTCGTCATCGATGTAGTCGAATCCTGCACCAAGATTCCCGTCCACCAACGTGCGCCCTACGGGGGATCTCTTGTATATGCTGCCTTCTCTGGTAGCCATCAAGATGCAATCAAAAAAGGATTCCAGAACCGTCAGCGCCATGGTCTATTAAGCCAAGACCCATGGGACAAGATGCCCTATTTGCCACTGGATCCCCAGGATATCGGTCGCAACTATGAGGCAATCATTCGCGTCAATTCACAATCTGGAAAAGGAGGGAGTGCTTTTATTTTGCAAGCGAAACTACAGCTCGACCTACCTCGCAATCTCCAGGTCGCCTTCTCCAACATTGTCCAGCGCCGCGCCGAGGAGCTTCAGCGTGAGCTACTGGCCAAGGAGATTACCCAGCTCTTTGAGGCAACTTATTTCCTTCCCGAGAACCCCCGCCTTAGCCTTGTTGATTATTGTATCACCCCCGACCGATCACAGTCCACTATGCCCTCTGCGCCAGGCAAGACGCAGGATACCAAGAGCCTTGTACGAATCTTTGAAGGCGTTATCCGTTTGGACGGTGAGGAGTTGAAACTGCGTGGCCGAGGTAATGGTCCAATTTCTAGCATGGCAGCTGCACTCAAGGATGTCGGCATCGATCTTGATGTTCATGATTATAAGGAGCATGCCATCGGTGAGGGTCGAGGTGTGAAAGCTGCATCATATATTGAATGCAAGCCTGCAGGAAGCGAGCAGACAGTCTGGGGCGTTGGTATCCATGAGGACGTGGTGCAGAGTTCGCTTCTGGCCTTACTGAGCGCGGCGAGCAAT ATCATCAGTAGCCGACCAACCAACCCTGCCCTTGGGCCCGCTGCAGCCACTGCTCCCTGA